The following coding sequences lie in one Pseudorca crassidens isolate mPseCra1 chromosome 2, mPseCra1.hap1, whole genome shotgun sequence genomic window:
- the HEYL gene encoding hairy/enhancer-of-split related with YRPW motif-like protein isoform X1, whose translation MSPRGEGERRRPHPRLPCASSRPGRPRPPGRGLCPPTAGLRGQPRPGRRSSEKSVFLFLSSQMARPLSTPSPSQMQARKKRRGIIEKRRRDRINSSLSELRRLVPTAFEKQGSSKLEKAEVLQMTVDHLKMLHATGGTGFFDARALAVDFRSIGFRECLTEVVRYLGVLEGPSSRADPVRIRLLSHLNSYAAEMEPSPTPAGPLAFPAWPWSFFHSCPGLSAPSSQLAILGRVPGPILPSTSSLAYPIPAFRTSPLRRATGTILPARRNLLPSRGASSTRRARPPERPAAPLPPSGRAARSSHMAPLLRSSSPAPPGIVGSPAYVAVPGSSQGAAGRPAGAVLCHSWVSEITEVGAF comes from the exons ATGAGCCCccggggagaaggggagagaaggcGTCCCCACCCACGCCTGCCCTGCGCCTCTTCCCGGCCTGGGAGACCTCGGCCGCCTGGGAGGGGTCTGTGTCCGCCCACAGCCGGCCTCCGAGGTCAGCCCAGGCCAGGGAGACGGTCCTCTGAAAAATcagtctttcttttcctctccagccAGATGGCCCGGCCGCTGTCCACCCCCAGCCCTTCACAAatgcaagccaggaagaaacgCAGAGGG aTCATAGAGAAACGGCGCCGGGACCGCATCAACAGCAGCCTTTCTGAACTGAGGCGCTTGGTCCCCACTGCCTTTGAGAAGCAG GGCTCCTCCAAGCTGGAGAAAGCCGAGGTCCTGCAGATGACGGTAGATCACTTGAAAATGCTCCACGCCACTGGGGGGACAG GATTCTTTGATGCTCGAGCCCTGGCAGTCGACTTCCGGAGCATCGGTTTTCGGGAGTGCCTTACCGAGGTCGTCAGGTACCTGGGGGTCCTGGAAGGGCCCAGCAGCCGTGCAGACCCGGTGCGGATTCGCCTTCTCTCCCACCTCAACAGCTATGCAGCCGAGATGGAACCTTCACCCACGCCCGCTGGGCCCCTGGCCTTTCCTGCCTGGCCCTGGTCCTTCTTCCATAGCTGTCCAGGGCTATCTGCCCCGAGCAGCCAGCTCGCCATCCTAGGAAGAGTGCCCGGCCCCATCCTCCCCAGCACCTCCTCTCTGGCTTACCCCATCCCGGCCTTCAGAACCAGTCCCTTGCGCAGAGCCACTGGCACCATCCTGCCAGCCCGGAGGAATTTGCTGCCCAGTCGAGGGGCATCTTCTACCCGGAGGGCCCGCCCCCCCGAGAGGCCAGCCGCGCCCCTGCCCCCCAGTGGCAGGGCTGCCAGGAGCAGCCACATGGCACCCCTCCTGCGATCCTCTTCCCCCGCCCCTCCTGGCATTGTGGGGTCTCCTGCTTATGTGGCTGTTCCCGGGTCTTCCCAGGGGGCAGCTGGGAGGCCAGCAGGAGCTGTGCTCTGCCACTCCTGGGTCTCTGAAATCACTGAAGTCGGGGCTTTCTGA
- the HEYL gene encoding hairy/enhancer-of-split related with YRPW motif-like protein isoform X2: MKRPREPSGSDSESDGPIDVGHEGELSQMARPLSTPSPSQMQARKKRRGIIEKRRRDRINSSLSELRRLVPTAFEKQGSSKLEKAEVLQMTVDHLKMLHATGGTGFFDARALAVDFRSIGFRECLTEVVRYLGVLEGPSSRADPVRIRLLSHLNSYAAEMEPSPTPAGPLAFPAWPWSFFHSCPGLSAPSSQLAILGRVPGPILPSTSSLAYPIPAFRTSPLRRATGTILPARRNLLPSRGASSTRRARPPERPAAPLPPSGRAARSSHMAPLLRSSSPAPPGIVGSPAYVAVPGSSQGAAGRPAGAVLCHSWVSEITEVGAF, encoded by the exons ATGAAGCGGCCCCGGGAGCCGAGCGGCTCCGACAGCGAGTCCGACGGACCCATCGACGTGGGCCACGAGGGCGAGCTGAG ccAGATGGCCCGGCCGCTGTCCACCCCCAGCCCTTCACAAatgcaagccaggaagaaacgCAGAGGG aTCATAGAGAAACGGCGCCGGGACCGCATCAACAGCAGCCTTTCTGAACTGAGGCGCTTGGTCCCCACTGCCTTTGAGAAGCAG GGCTCCTCCAAGCTGGAGAAAGCCGAGGTCCTGCAGATGACGGTAGATCACTTGAAAATGCTCCACGCCACTGGGGGGACAG GATTCTTTGATGCTCGAGCCCTGGCAGTCGACTTCCGGAGCATCGGTTTTCGGGAGTGCCTTACCGAGGTCGTCAGGTACCTGGGGGTCCTGGAAGGGCCCAGCAGCCGTGCAGACCCGGTGCGGATTCGCCTTCTCTCCCACCTCAACAGCTATGCAGCCGAGATGGAACCTTCACCCACGCCCGCTGGGCCCCTGGCCTTTCCTGCCTGGCCCTGGTCCTTCTTCCATAGCTGTCCAGGGCTATCTGCCCCGAGCAGCCAGCTCGCCATCCTAGGAAGAGTGCCCGGCCCCATCCTCCCCAGCACCTCCTCTCTGGCTTACCCCATCCCGGCCTTCAGAACCAGTCCCTTGCGCAGAGCCACTGGCACCATCCTGCCAGCCCGGAGGAATTTGCTGCCCAGTCGAGGGGCATCTTCTACCCGGAGGGCCCGCCCCCCCGAGAGGCCAGCCGCGCCCCTGCCCCCCAGTGGCAGGGCTGCCAGGAGCAGCCACATGGCACCCCTCCTGCGATCCTCTTCCCCCGCCCCTCCTGGCATTGTGGGGTCTCCTGCTTATGTGGCTGTTCCCGGGTCTTCCCAGGGGGCAGCTGGGAGGCCAGCAGGAGCTGTGCTCTGCCACTCCTGGGTCTCTGAAATCACTGAAGTCGGGGCTTTCTGA